In the Candidatus Saccharibacteria bacterium oral taxon 488 genome, one interval contains:
- the tilS gene encoding tRNA lysidine(34) synthetase TilS: protein MKRLIAVSGGVDSVVLLDNILRHGQDEVAVAHFDHGIRAESAADARFVAGLARRYDVPYVTRREELGAAASEDTARQRRYQFLFNAAARWGGRVTTAHHQDDVIETIALNLWRGTRWRGLAAMGDQRIERPLLEWTKQDIYDYALRHRLEWVEDATNQSSAYLRNQLRRQLQARLTDQQRAALGRLWRQQWQLRQEIDQETLRLSSRLGSRYFWTHIPVAPARELLHREVQRLTGVSLLSAQLDRLLIAIKIGRAGTVWQPAANVRVKLSVKSVTIKRVTR, encoded by the coding sequence ATGAAGCGACTGATTGCGGTATCGGGTGGGGTGGACAGCGTGGTGCTCCTCGACAATATATTGCGGCATGGACAGGACGAGGTGGCGGTGGCTCACTTTGATCATGGAATTCGGGCAGAATCGGCGGCTGATGCGCGGTTCGTGGCGGGGCTAGCGCGCCGGTACGATGTGCCGTATGTTACGAGGCGTGAGGAGTTGGGCGCGGCAGCCAGTGAGGATACGGCGCGCCAGCGGCGGTATCAATTTCTCTTTAATGCGGCGGCACGCTGGGGCGGGCGCGTGACGACAGCCCATCACCAGGATGACGTGATTGAGACGATAGCACTCAATCTATGGCGTGGTACGCGCTGGCGGGGCTTGGCGGCTATGGGCGATCAGCGGATTGAGCGGCCGCTATTGGAATGGACGAAGCAAGACATATATGATTATGCACTGCGCCATCGGCTGGAGTGGGTAGAGGACGCGACGAATCAATCGAGCGCCTATCTGCGCAATCAGCTGCGCCGACAGCTGCAGGCAAGGCTGACTGATCAGCAGCGGGCGGCGCTTGGTCGGCTATGGCGTCAGCAATGGCAGCTACGCCAAGAGATTGACCAAGAGACATTGCGGTTATCGTCACGTCTTGGCAGTCGTTATTTTTGGACGCATATCCCAGTTGCGCCGGCGCGCGAGCTGCTCCACCGAGAAGTGCAGCGACTGACCGGCGTGTCGCTGCTCTCAGCACAGCTGGATCGACTGCTGATCGCTATCAAAATTGGCCGAGCAGGAACGGTGTGGCAGCCGGCCGCTAATGTGCGGGTGAAATTGTCCGTAAAAAGTGTTACAATAAAACGAGTGACTCGCTAG
- a CDS encoding FAD-dependent oxidoreductase, whose product MAQKPTFDYDVIVIGSGAGGSPAATVLARAGKKVAIIERGTFGGESPNWGDIPTGALLYTADVYHEAKTAAKFGLRTSTVGYNYPSLLAWKDTAIKRTGTGGNRSYYEKQGISVFTGSAHFLSPNEITVSRRHLSARKFLIASGSTWRDDHIPGLDEVAHHTPQTILSLKRPPKTLFVVGSGTTAMELAYLFSTFGSKVYVAETAGRILPEFDQEVGELIAADAKAQRGMNILTQTKLVAVQKDGIAKRVTYARGGQQHSVRVDEILIADDRLPTTDIGLENAGVAYTEHGIQVSEAMQTSARHIFAAGSVVDLQAQTHTILSHSRTAAHNLLHRNFIALDDTPRLTIAFTDPQIARTGLDEDDCLRRDLKVNVALAPLTLTARSNITDRRSGFVKLISDKKGVLLGATIVAPGASDLMTGLSLAIRHGLTAKQLMSTPNCFVAWSEAVRIAAGKLAAD is encoded by the coding sequence ATGGCACAAAAACCAACTTTTGACTATGATGTAATTGTTATCGGCAGCGGCGCTGGCGGTTCACCGGCCGCAACTGTCTTGGCGCGCGCTGGCAAGAAAGTCGCCATCATCGAGCGCGGTACCTTTGGCGGCGAATCTCCGAACTGGGGCGACATTCCGACTGGTGCCCTGCTCTATACCGCCGACGTCTATCACGAGGCTAAAACAGCAGCCAAGTTCGGCCTGCGCACCAGTACAGTCGGCTATAATTATCCATCGCTCCTCGCCTGGAAAGATACCGCCATCAAGCGCACCGGCACCGGCGGCAACCGCAGTTACTACGAGAAACAAGGCATCAGCGTCTTTACCGGCAGCGCCCACTTTCTCAGTCCCAACGAGATTACCGTCAGCCGCCGCCACTTATCAGCGCGCAAATTCCTGATCGCTAGCGGCTCAACCTGGCGCGATGATCACATCCCAGGCCTCGACGAAGTAGCCCATCACACGCCGCAAACTATCCTCTCGCTCAAGCGCCCGCCCAAAACGCTGTTCGTTGTCGGCTCTGGCACAACGGCGATGGAGCTCGCATATTTGTTCTCGACCTTTGGCAGCAAGGTGTATGTCGCCGAAACCGCCGGGCGCATCTTGCCCGAGTTTGATCAAGAAGTTGGCGAGCTGATCGCCGCTGACGCCAAGGCACAGCGCGGCATGAACATTCTCACCCAGACAAAGCTGGTCGCCGTCCAGAAAGACGGCATCGCAAAGCGCGTCACCTACGCTCGTGGCGGCCAGCAGCATTCAGTGCGTGTTGATGAAATCCTCATCGCCGACGACCGCCTACCGACGACCGACATTGGCCTAGAAAATGCGGGCGTGGCATATACCGAACATGGCATTCAAGTCAGCGAAGCGATGCAGACTTCGGCGCGGCACATCTTTGCAGCTGGCAGCGTCGTTGACCTTCAGGCGCAGACACATACCATTCTCAGCCATAGCCGCACCGCTGCACATAACCTACTACACCGTAATTTCATCGCGCTTGACGATACACCGCGCTTGACGATCGCATTCACCGACCCGCAGATCGCCCGGACGGGACTGGACGAGGACGACTGCCTGCGTCGTGACTTGAAGGTAAATGTCGCCCTAGCACCGCTGACCTTGACCGCTCGTAGTAATATCACCGACCGGCGCAGTGGGTTTGTCAAATTGATCAGCGACAAAAAAGGCGTCCTGCTCGGCGCCACTATCGTCGCACCGGGCGCCAGTGACTTGATGACCGGCCTCAGCCTCGCCATCCGTCACGGCCTAACCGCCAAACAACTGATGAGCACACCAAACTGCTTCGTTGCCTGGTCAGAGGCCGTGCGCATTGCGGCGGGGAAATTGGCAGCTGATTAG